One Trichosurus vulpecula isolate mTriVul1 chromosome 7, mTriVul1.pri, whole genome shotgun sequence genomic region harbors:
- the LOC118857911 gene encoding olfactory receptor 2T29-like: MKQTMWLENQTFGTDFILLGLFSQSKYPTLFYSLIFIVFIVALTENATLVLLIQSDPHLHTPMYFFISQLSLMDMMYISVTVPKMLLDQVTGIHNISAPSCGIQMFLYLTLVGAEFFLLAAMSYDRYMAICHPLRYPILMNHRVCILLAIVCWLLGSIDGFMLTPITMNFPFCKSREIQHFFCEVPALLKLSCSDTSLYETVMYLCCVLMLLIPVIVILSSYSLILLTICRMNSATGHRKAFATCSSHITVVFLFYGAAVYTYMLPASYHTAGKDMMVSVFYTILTPVINPLIYSVRNKDITAALKKMVWSKQALANFHK, translated from the coding sequence ATGAAGCAAACAATGTGGTTGGAAAATCAAACTTTTGGGACTGATTTCATCCTGTTGGGGCTCTTTAGCCAAAGCAAATACCCTACTCTCTTCTACTCACTGATATTCATTGTTTTCATAGTAGCTCTGACTGAGAATGCCACTTTGGTTCTTTTGATTCAAAGTGATCCTCACCTCCACACTCCCATGTACTTCTTCATCAGTCAGCTTTCCCTCATGGACATGATGTATATCTCTGTCACTGTGCCCAAGATGCTGTTGGATCAGGTGACTGGGATTCATAATATCTCAGCCCCAAGCTGTGGAATCCAGATGTTTCTCTATCTAACACTTGTGGGAGCCGAGTTCTTCCTTTTGGCAGCCATGTCCTATGACAGGTATATGGCCATTTGTCACCCTCTCCGCTACCCCATCCTCATGAACCATAGAGTTTGCATACTCCTTGCAATCGTCTGTTGGCTCTTGGGCTCCATTGATGGTTTCATGCTCACTCCTATCACCATGAACTTCCCCTTTTGTAAATCCCGAGAAATCCAGCACTTCTTCTGTGAGGTCCCTGCCTTGTTGAAACTGTCCTGCTCAGACACATCACTCTATGAGACTGTCATGTACCTGTGCTGTGTCCTTATGCTCCTCATCCCTGTCATAGTTATTTTAAGCTCTTACTCCCTTATTCTCCTCACCATCTGTAGGATGAATTCGGCTACTGGTCATAGGAAAGCATTTGCCACATGTTCCTCCCACATAactgttgtttttctcttttatggaGCTGCTGTCTATACCTATATGCTCCCTGCTTCTTATCATACTGCTGGAAAGGATATGATGGTGTCTGTCTTCTACACTATCCTAACACCTGTTATTAACCCTCTCATCTACAGTGTCCGGAATAAAGACATCACAGCAGCTTTGAAGAAAATGGTGTGGTCAAAGCAAGCTTTAGCTAATTTTCATAAGTAG